One window of the Sulfurimonas crateris genome contains the following:
- a CDS encoding lysophospholipid acyltransferase family protein produces the protein MGKKIFRTLALLIVPFVASLFIRLIYLSNKKRFHSPESISDEPTIFACWHGELLMLPYLYSRYRKTPHAKVLISSHFDGMLISKTIKYFGLGTIEGSTNRNATRVLMQGIRALKDGYDIGITPDGPKGPRHEVADGIIAMAQKAKAKIVLVEMKPTKFWQLNSWDKFTIPKPFGTLNYYSTSPIDVSDMDMQEAKKVMKEGLLKHEI, from the coding sequence TTGGGTAAAAAGATCTTTCGCACATTAGCACTTTTGATCGTCCCCTTTGTGGCATCGCTCTTTATTAGGCTGATTTATCTGAGTAACAAAAAAAGATTCCACTCTCCAGAATCAATAAGCGACGAGCCGACGATCTTTGCATGTTGGCACGGAGAGCTTTTGATGCTTCCATACCTATACTCCAGATACAGAAAAACTCCCCACGCAAAAGTATTGATCTCAAGCCATTTTGACGGTATGCTTATCTCAAAAACCATAAAATATTTTGGGCTCGGAACTATAGAGGGCTCGACAAACAGAAATGCAACAAGAGTCTTGATGCAAGGAATAAGGGCGTTAAAGGATGGTTATGACATCGGTATTACGCCGGATGGACCAAAAGGACCGCGACATGAGGTCGCAGATGGTATAATAGCAATGGCGCAAAAAGCAAAAGCCAAAATAGTTCTGGTTGAGATGAAACCGACCAAGTTTTGGCAGCTTAATAGTTGGGACAAATTTACCATACCAAAACCATTTGGTACTTTGAACTACTACTCCACATCTCCGATAGATGTCAGTGATATGGATATGCAAGAGGCAAAAAAAGTGATGAAAGAGGGGCTTCTAAAACATGAAATCTAG
- a CDS encoding tyrosine-type recombinase/integrase, with protein sequence MKKSIEAKRGEFLLYLEEIRGYSDLTIKSYDESLKEAFAYIEVLQEGGHTLLNLMPYRIKISSLNPKTISKKLSAIRSFAEYLNDNGTRVILKADESVKVAKTLPKPISHKHIVEAISHCDLRDKLVVTLLYTLGLRISELASLTLENISDKWVRVIGKGNKQRDIPLLANTKELLDEYLSITAQKKFVFEKNGEKLSQNSLRYIVTNVFRRVGLKVTPHQLRHSYASGLLNGRAPIADVSELLGHSSMATTQIYTKLGSALKQENYNSAHPLCGAKE encoded by the coding sequence TTGAAAAAATCAATAGAAGCTAAAAGAGGAGAGTTTCTTCTCTACTTGGAAGAGATAAGAGGCTACTCCGACCTTACCATCAAGAGCTACGATGAATCTTTAAAAGAGGCGTTTGCATATATTGAAGTTCTTCAGGAGGGTGGGCATACGCTTTTAAATCTTATGCCTTACCGCATAAAGATCTCTTCGCTAAATCCAAAGACGATCAGTAAAAAACTCAGTGCGATCCGCTCTTTTGCCGAATATTTGAACGACAACGGCACTAGGGTCATATTAAAGGCTGATGAGAGCGTCAAGGTGGCAAAAACTCTTCCAAAACCTATATCGCATAAGCATATCGTAGAAGCTATCTCACACTGCGATCTAAGAGATAAGCTTGTTGTAACACTTCTTTACACGCTCGGTCTTAGAATATCCGAACTGGCTTCATTGACGCTAGAAAATATCTCTGATAAATGGGTAAGAGTTATAGGAAAAGGTAATAAACAAAGAGATATCCCGCTTTTGGCAAATACTAAAGAGCTGCTTGACGAATATTTGAGTATAACAGCGCAAAAAAAGTTTGTTTTTGAGAAAAATGGCGAAAAATTAAGCCAAAACAGTCTAAGATATATAGTTACAAATGTCTTTAGAAGAGTCGGCTTAAAAGTCACTCCGCATCAGCTCAGGCACTCTTACGCATCGGGTCTTTTAAATGGCAGGGCTCCTATTGCCGATGTCAGCGAGCTGTTGGGACACTCATCTATGGCAACGACACAAATATATACGAAACTGGGTAGTGCATTGAAACAGGAAAACTACAACTCGGCTCATCCTCTTTGTGGAGCTAAAGAGTAA